The following coding sequences lie in one Mycobacterium gordonae genomic window:
- a CDS encoding LLM class F420-dependent oxidoreductase, with the protein MAIRLGFQIPNFSYGTGVENLFPTVIAQAREAEAAGYDSLFVMDHFYQLPMIGSPDQPMLEAYTALGALATATERLQLGTLVTGNTYRNPTLLAKVITTLDVVSGGRAVLGIGAGWFELEHRQLGFEFGTFTDRFNRLEEAMQIIDPMIKGEHPTFNGQWYTTESAMAEPRYRERIPVLVGGGGEKKTFGIAARYADHLNIVAAFEELPRKMEAVRARCAEVGRDPATLETSMMLTVLVDENAKPEQLPESVAARMAVGSPAQIAEQFQAKVLDAGLDGAVINIPGGHIPGVITSVAEALRPLLGA; encoded by the coding sequence GTGGCTATACGGCTTGGATTCCAGATCCCCAATTTCTCCTACGGCACCGGCGTAGAGAACCTGTTCCCCACTGTCATCGCCCAAGCCCGGGAAGCCGAAGCTGCCGGCTACGACTCGCTTTTCGTGATGGACCACTTCTACCAACTGCCAATGATCGGCTCCCCGGATCAGCCGATGCTCGAGGCGTACACGGCGCTGGGTGCGTTGGCGACCGCCACCGAGCGGCTGCAACTCGGCACGCTGGTGACCGGCAACACCTACCGCAACCCGACCCTGCTGGCCAAGGTGATCACCACGCTGGACGTGGTCAGCGGCGGCCGCGCGGTGCTGGGCATCGGCGCCGGCTGGTTCGAACTCGAACACCGGCAACTGGGCTTCGAGTTCGGCACCTTCACCGACCGGTTCAACCGACTCGAAGAGGCCATGCAGATCATCGATCCGATGATCAAGGGCGAGCATCCGACGTTCAACGGTCAGTGGTACACCACCGAGTCCGCGATGGCCGAACCCCGTTACCGCGAACGCATTCCGGTGCTCGTCGGCGGCGGCGGGGAGAAGAAGACGTTCGGCATCGCCGCCCGCTACGCCGACCATCTCAACATCGTCGCCGCGTTCGAGGAGCTGCCGCGCAAGATGGAAGCCGTCAGGGCTCGCTGCGCGGAAGTGGGTCGGGACCCGGCCACGCTGGAGACCAGCATGATGCTCACGGTGCTGGTCGACGAGAACGCCAAACCCGAACAACTTCCCGAGAGTGTGGCGGCGCGCATGGCGGTCGGGAGCCCCGCACAGATTGCTGAACAGTTTCAGGCCAAAGTGCTGGACGCCGGCCTGGACGGCGCGGTCATCAACATCCCCGGCGGACATATCCCGGGGGTCATCACCAGCGTCGCCGAGGCGCTGCGCCCACTGCTTGGCGCGTAG
- a CDS encoding SDR family oxidoreductase, protein MAVEVVVTGADTDLGRAVAESFRDDGHKVTLVGVRAGDLEVVAKELDVDAIVCDTTDPASLQEARALFPHHLDTIVNIPAPTWDAGDPRTYSLSDTATAWRRSLDATLLSAVLTVQCVGDHLRSGGHIITVLTENPPVGSVDASIKAAVSSWVSGQAEVYGTRGITVNAVATGRSVQAGYEGLSRTPAPVAAEIARLSLFLTTPAARHITGQTLHVSHGALAQFA, encoded by the coding sequence GTGGCAGTGGAGGTTGTGGTCACCGGTGCAGACACCGATCTGGGACGTGCAGTAGCCGAGAGTTTTCGTGACGACGGGCACAAGGTCACTCTGGTGGGTGTCCGCGCCGGCGACTTGGAGGTGGTCGCCAAGGAACTCGATGTCGATGCGATCGTCTGCGACACCACCGACCCGGCCAGCCTGCAAGAGGCGCGGGCGCTGTTCCCCCACCACCTCGACACCATCGTCAACATCCCCGCTCCCACCTGGGATGCCGGCGATCCGCGTACCTACTCGCTGTCCGACACAGCCACCGCATGGCGTCGGTCGCTGGATGCGACCCTGCTGTCCGCTGTTTTGACGGTGCAATGCGTCGGTGACCACCTGCGCTCCGGCGGCCACATCATCACCGTGCTGACCGAGAACCCGCCGGTCGGCAGCGTCGACGCGTCGATCAAGGCCGCCGTATCGAGTTGGGTCAGCGGGCAGGCCGAGGTCTACGGCACCCGCGGCATCACGGTCAACGCCGTCGCAACCGGTCGCAGCGTGCAGGCCGGGTACGAAGGACTCTCGCGCACGCCGGCACCCGTCGCGGCGGAAATCGCGCGGTTGTCGCTGTTCCTGACCACGCCGGCGGCCCGGCACATCACCGGGCAGACGTTGCACGTCAGCCACGGCGCGCTCGCCCAGTTCGCCTGA
- the modA gene encoding molybdate ABC transporter substrate-binding protein: MRRSRVLAGVVAISLVVILTACTAGGRAGRGPRSVVVFAAASLKQVFTSIGERFSADNPGSAVTFNFAGSAELATQLTQGATADVFASADTAQLDRVTQAGMLAGVATNFAANTLVIVTAPGNPKHIGSFADLTRPGLSVVVCQRPVPCGSATHRIEDATAVQLHPVSEEPSVSDALNKVTTGQADAALVYVTDATSAGSKVAAVTFPEAVQAVNVYPIAVLKNAPQAALAEKFQAVVTGPAGREILDRAGFARP, from the coding sequence ATGCGTCGCAGTCGGGTGCTCGCCGGTGTCGTGGCGATATCGCTGGTCGTCATCTTGACCGCATGTACTGCAGGTGGCCGGGCGGGCCGCGGGCCGCGGTCGGTCGTGGTGTTCGCGGCGGCCTCGCTGAAACAGGTCTTCACCTCAATCGGCGAGCGGTTCAGCGCGGACAACCCGGGTTCAGCGGTGACGTTCAATTTCGCGGGTTCGGCAGAGTTGGCGACGCAGCTGACTCAGGGCGCCACCGCCGACGTCTTCGCCTCAGCGGATACCGCACAGCTGGACCGGGTGACGCAGGCGGGCATGCTGGCCGGTGTCGCGACCAACTTCGCCGCCAACACACTGGTCATCGTCACCGCGCCGGGCAACCCCAAGCACATCGGCTCCTTTGCGGACCTCACCCGGCCCGGCCTGAGCGTGGTGGTGTGCCAGCGACCGGTGCCCTGCGGTTCGGCGACCCACCGCATCGAGGATGCCACCGCGGTCCAACTACATCCGGTCAGCGAGGAACCTAGCGTCAGCGATGCGCTGAACAAGGTGACGACGGGGCAGGCCGACGCGGCGCTGGTCTACGTCACCGACGCGACGAGCGCCGGAAGCAAGGTGGCGGCGGTGACGTTCCCGGAGGCCGTTCAGGCGGTGAACGTCTACCCGATCGCGGTGCTCAAGAATGCGCCGCAGGCCGCGCTCGCCGAGAAGTTCCAGGCGGTCGTGACCGGTCCAGCCGGACGGGAGATCCTGGACCGGGCCGGCTTCGCAAGGCCCTGA
- a CDS encoding ABC transporter permease, producing MRTPSHLPRWVYLPAAIGTLFVGIPLLAVGLKVDWPRFWTLITSASSTTALLLSLRTAAASTLLCVLLGVPMALVLARSGLRLVRALRPVILLPLVLPPVVGGIALLYAFGRLGLIGRYLEGAGISIAFTTTAVVLAQTFVSLPFLVISLEGAARSAGGDYEVVAATLGARPTTIWWRVTLPLLLPGLASGAVLAFARSLGEFGATLTFAGSLQGVTRTLPLEIYLQRVADPDAAVALSLVLVAVAAVVVLGLGARRLTGTDTR from the coding sequence ATGCGCACGCCCTCCCATCTCCCTCGCTGGGTCTATCTGCCGGCGGCGATAGGGACGCTCTTTGTGGGCATCCCGCTGCTGGCGGTCGGGCTCAAGGTCGATTGGCCGCGCTTTTGGACGCTGATCACCAGCGCTTCCTCGACCACTGCGCTGCTGCTGAGCCTGAGAACGGCGGCGGCCAGCACGCTGCTGTGCGTGCTACTGGGGGTGCCGATGGCGCTGGTGCTGGCCCGGAGCGGGTTGCGGCTGGTCCGGGCGCTGCGACCGGTGATTCTGCTGCCCCTGGTGTTACCCCCGGTGGTCGGCGGCATCGCGCTGCTCTATGCGTTCGGCCGGCTCGGCCTGATCGGGCGCTATCTGGAGGGCGCCGGCATCAGCATCGCGTTCACCACCACCGCCGTGGTGCTGGCGCAAACGTTCGTCTCGCTGCCGTTTCTGGTGATCTCGCTGGAAGGTGCGGCCCGCAGCGCCGGCGGTGATTACGAGGTGGTGGCAGCGACGCTCGGGGCGCGCCCGACCACGATCTGGTGGCGGGTCACCCTGCCACTGCTGTTGCCGGGTCTGGCCTCCGGCGCAGTACTGGCTTTCGCGCGGTCGCTGGGGGAGTTCGGCGCGACTCTGACGTTCGCCGGCTCGCTGCAGGGCGTGACCCGCACCCTGCCGCTGGAGATCTATCTGCAGCGGGTTGCTGATCCGGACGCGGCTGTGGCGCTGTCGCTGGTCCTGGTGGCGGTGGCCGCAGTGGTGGTGCTCGGCCTGGGCGCGCGCCGGCTGACCGGGACCGACACACGATGA